In Acomys russatus chromosome 13, mAcoRus1.1, whole genome shotgun sequence, the genomic stretch gcttgtggGGTGATCGGTGGGTGGAGCTGtgatcagagagagagaatggagtgTCAGCGGGTGAGGAACTGGCTCCTTGGCAAAGGGGGGTCCCAGACTGGGCCACTGAAGTCTTGGCTTTGTCTAGTGCAGCTCCAGCCTGGGTCTGGGTGGGGCCCGGGAGTCTATGATAGCCAAGATGCCAGGCAAGCCTGCTGCACCTAGGTGCTGTGACTTGCACGTGGCCAAAAGACAAAGCACCACTGTGATTTGGTCCAGGCAACTGCACATGGCAACAATAGGTAAACTGTTGTCCCTCTTCCCATGAGGGTCTCGTAGTCCACCAAGATTAAAACTCCTAAtgccagcacccctccccccagtgccTGCAAACCTCAGCCTTCCTCTAGACACCTTCTGTATTCCACCCTACACCCAGGAGCCAGATGGGTCCAGACTCAGACGCTACCTGTAAATAAAGTATAAATGCATCTCCTGGGGAGATGGCCAAACCCACCGGCGTTTCTCCTTGGCTCTGCTTTGGGCAACTGGGTCCTGGTCCCAGGAAAGCAGCCCTGGGATTTTTGCCCATGAAAACAACTTGGTTTTATTGTAGGTTTTTGAGCCattgtctcatgtagcccaggttgatcCCCAACTTTTGTCTCAGAGAATGGCCTTGGACGGCTGATGCTCCTGTCTCCGAGGGCTGTGATTAGAGATGTCCTTCACCACTCCCTCTCAGCTTCTGTGATCCTGAGGGCTGGACCCAGGGCTGCCTCccgcatgctaggcaagttcctacagctcagccccagcccccaccatCAATCCCATTTAATCAATCTCACGCCCACGAAGCACCTGCCTTAGTCCACGTGGGCCTCCAGCACCACGTAGCCCCTTCCTTATGATGACTGTCCTGAAAGCTCTTCCTCACAAGGGGCTCCCCATTCCCCCAGATAGTTGCCAAGCCAGGCCCCTCCTTACTCAAAGTCAAGGTATAGTGAGTGACACATGTGGCAGGGATACCCACAGGAATTTACCCAGCACCCCTTTTTGGGTAAGAGAAGAGCAAGGACATTTTGAGTAGTGTCCCAGAATTCTGGCCTGGCCACTCAATTCCTAAGTTCCCTTCTCACCTCCACCCACTCTTCACCCGCCCTCCTTCAGCCTAGAAGAGGCTGGGATCTGAAGGACCCAGAGAAAAATAGGTCACAGGGAGGTGCCTCTGGGCTTGCTCCCTAGAGAGAGGGCTAAgcccagcacagcagcagcattcttGAGACCTCTAAAGAGACAAGGAGGCAGGGTCTGGGACCCCCACGAGACCAACCTCTCTTCTTCAGGTTTTTGCCCACACCTATTTTTCACCCACGCCCAGGGGCTAATTCCAGATCATTCTGGCTTTGGGCTACCTAGAGCCAGGCTTTAGTGAACCCTAGGAATTAGGTACTGAGTCAGGACCCAGGGAAGCCACAGCTGGTACTGCGAAGGAGAGGCCAAGGAGAATGTCAGTGCTGTTATGATCAGCTCAGACGTCCTTTGGCTTCTCAGGAAGAAGGGTCAGCCAGgctttctgcctcctgcccagAGAGCCACCCAAGTGGATGCAGCAGCTGTTCCTTTGGCCTGGAGAAAGGGACCCAACAGGAAAACGCCAGGCAGGTGTGTGGTGCCGGCTCAGCCCAGGCACGCAGGAGACTCACTCGGGAAGATCACAAGCTTAACGCCCATTGGAGCTGCAGACTGAGTTCAAGGGCGGCCTGGACAATTTAATGAGGCACTGTATTGAAATATAACCATtaaaaaaggaaggggggggggacatggctcagtagttgcCTAACATTGTgggaggccctaggttcaattcccaagatcACAAAGTAAAGAAGAGGCTGCCCCCACAACCGTGTCCCCAATTCCCTGCAGCCAGCAGACCTCTTGCGTATCTGAACTTCTGGCTTTGGGCCAGCTTCCTGGGCTCTCAGGAGCTTTCAATCCACCTTCCCAAAGTCTGAGGAGTTTTCAGATTCTCAGAGGAGGCAGGAAGTTGGAAAAAAACCGAAGCTAGACAAGAGATGAAACCCAACCTTAGGAATGCCCTCATCTCCACCCCATGCCTTCCCACAAACAAGCTACCCCAGCACGGCCAAGCTGTCCCCGGCTGCCGGAGTCCCAGCTCCTCCTGGGGCTGCCACGTATGCCCATGCTCATCTTACAGCCTTATTTCTACCGCTAAATCTGGTTCCCTGAGCAGCGGGAAGAACCTATTTGCTGggcagaaacttctagaaaaccAAGCCAAACTAACCCCGGGGTCACTTTTGAGCATAAGGAACAACAGTGCGCTGACATACTGTAGATTAAAACGGAGAAATGAGAAATAGATATCTGTGGCTGAGTCTGCCTTTGAAAACCCAAGATCCGATTTGCTACCTGCTTTCTCTTGCCTCCCCACCCAAGCATTCAGAGAATGCTGGTTTCCCTGTCCCCTCTGCTCCTGGCATGGCTATTGAGcacatgacaatttttttttccacaaacagATCTTTATTGGTATTTTGAAATAATTGGGTTATTGACACGGGCTCTATGGGATTCAAGGCAAGTGACAGGAGGAAAGACCATTGTGCAGGTGGGAGGACTcaagtggggggttggggggtccCAAGGCAGCTGTCACTTTCCTCCAAGGATCTGGATCATCAGGGCCTCAGCTGTGCAGGCTTGGGGACCTGGAGGTGATCAAGCCAAGCCACTCTTCAGGGAATCTAAAAGGGTCCCTGGACCTCTCTCAAGATAGACGTCCCTAGCCTTCTTGGAAGCTCCTGCCAGCCTTGAAAGTCTTCGCAGCCCCTGGGGACCATGCTTTAGGCCACCAAGCTGCCCGCCCTCCCCCACCAGGGCCAAGGTAAGGCTCCTGCAGAAGGAGGGAACAAGTGTAAAGAttggccaggcccaaggacaccCCCCCCCGAGGACATTTGCTCCCCACAACACAAGGTCCCCCCTACCAATGCTGGGGGCAAAGAGTGGGGTTTCTTAGTGGGAGCCCTCCGGGGCCTCAGAAGGCTCCTCCTCAATGAATTCCAGGTCAAACTCATCCTCCAAGGAGCCCCCGACAGGCAGCAGGCGGAACTTCTTCCCCTTCAGGGTGCAAGTGCGGTGCTCGAAGTCCAGCACGGCACTGTGGTCCTGCAGCACGTCGGTGCCAATGATAGCTTCTTCTGCACTCGCGTTGGCCACCAGGAACTCTGCCTTCAGCTTCATCTTGCCCAGGCTAAATACTGTGTCCCACACACCCAAGATCTTCATTGTGGCCCCGTTGGCCACTTTGACCACATTTTCGAAAGGCCGAAGGGTATCGAGGTCACCGTCAGTGACCTCCTCCCACAAGCTTGGATGGACCACAGACACCTGAGCCCCCGAGTCCACCAGGAACCTCACAGGCACGTCACCAATCTTCCCTTTAAGGTAGTAGCCCCTACCCATGCTGTTGGCGAATACAATCTCTTTGGGTTTCTGGCTGTGGGCAGACCCAGGGCCCCCAAAGGCCCTCAGGAGGGCTTCCTTCACAATGCTGTAGTCGCCCTGGGCCTGGGGACTGAGTCCATTGTAGACATCCAGGGCATCTCCCCTGAGGGACTCTTTCAGGAACATCAGTTTGGTGGCATGGTCCCAGTGGTTGAGGTCATCGATGACTTCAAAGCGGTGTAGCCAAAGGCTGGCATCTGTGTTAGCACCACTGAAAGGTTCTGGGGTGAAGGCGCGCTCCCGGTGGCCTTCCTTGCTTCTGGCTCCGCTGGTGGCCATCCTTCTGCTCACTTCTGGAAGCTTAGCAGTAACACAAGCCAAGTAGAGAACGGCACAGAAGAGTGTGGGCGCAATCACGCTGGAGCGCGGCAGGGCCGTGTTCCCGCCTGGCCTGGGCAAGTTGAACAGAGCAGGTACGGGGTGTCTGGCTAGCTGCTGGTCCCAGAAGCAAGCTGTCTGTGCTCTGCTTCGCCTGCACAGCCTTTTTGATGCCCAGCCTGGGGCCCCAGGGCTCCTCATTCTCCTTTGTTCTAGAAGCTCCGCCCCCTCGTCCCGCCCTCCTGCCAGCATCTCGCCTGACTAGCAGGATGGGTGCCTCACCCTCAGTACCCATCCGCATGACACCAGCCAGCCCACCTGATGAGAAAGGCAGGCTCAGGCAGGGGACAGGGCCGCGGGACCCTCCTCAGCCTGTGTCTCAGAATAACCCAGGTGAGGACACAGATGTGATACAGATGTTTatcaggaagagaagaggagaccgGAGGAAGCAGGTCTCCAGTTGCTTCAGAAGAGGGGGGGGGGTCCTTTGGCCTCACCCAGTCACTGCTTGGGGTGGTCAAAGAGAAGGCACTTGATTTATTGGTCTCTCACCATGTGCACTGATGGGGTGACTCATACGTTCTAAATTAAATGTG encodes the following:
- the Asprv1 gene encoding retroviral-like aspartic protease 1, whose translation is MRSPGAPGWASKRLCRRSRAQTACFWDQQLARHPVPALFNLPRPGGNTALPRSSVIAPTLFCAVLYLACVTAKLPEVSRRMATSGARSKEGHRERAFTPEPFSGANTDASLWLHRFEVIDDLNHWDHATKLMFLKESLRGDALDVYNGLSPQAQGDYSIVKEALLRAFGGPGSAHSQKPKEIVFANSMGRGYYLKGKIGDVPVRFLVDSGAQVSVVHPSLWEEVTDGDLDTLRPFENVVKVANGATMKILGVWDTVFSLGKMKLKAEFLVANASAEEAIIGTDVLQDHSAVLDFEHRTCTLKGKKFRLLPVGGSLEDEFDLEFIEEEPSEAPEGSH